A segment of the Zingiber officinale cultivar Zhangliang chromosome 8B, Zo_v1.1, whole genome shotgun sequence genome:
GTCATGTAGTAATAACTTTATCTTGTGGCAAACCTAACttttttttattagtaaaatttataaaaaataaaaaatattttatgttaactaatttgacactaagtaataaattattataatactattaatgtatattttaattgctatttttaaaaaaaattatcaattaattttaatttcgatgaAGATAAGTTTTGACACAATGGTAAAAATTATTATTGTGTGATCTATATGTAATAGGTTCGAGTAATAGTCTAATAGATATAGACACTGTGTACAATAGACCCTTCCTTAGGATCCCACATTGGTAGGACATTCCTAAACCAAACTGtcttttatcaattttaactttgataaatcatcaattaaatttatttagttaaaaatatttatctagtAAATATTGATggcaaattattaaaaaaaaaaaagcataatAACTCATCCAAGAATAAGGACACAATAATAatggtaaaaaaataataataaaggggcagaaagaaagaaagaaaaataaaatttagaaagaAATAATACTACAATATTAAATATCCTTTTGAAAgactttcaaaagtattttaataaaaaaatattaattaagtataatcaataagtatttttaatttattaaccaaactttattttaattattaaattaaatttttatcaataaaaaattaaaaattatgagtcaaattttaattaaaaaataaaaataaattacctaccaaatctaactttaatattaaaaattaaaattatcaatcaaatctaatacgagtaaaaaaataaaaacaatcaaatttaactttaatctataaaaaataaaaaattattggttaaatctaaaaattaaaaattattgaacaaatataatttatttagtaaaaaattaaaattatcgatTAAAATAAATCTTAGCTAAAATTTATTTagtcataattttaaatatttaatatccaaatatatatatatatatatatatatatatatatatatatatatatatatatatatatatatatatatatatatatatatatatatataatttgatagattatatatataggaCATAGGACTTAGATCTTAATGACCAGCTTTACATGCCAAAGTAACTATTTAGATTTTAGATGGACGGAGATGACCATTCCAACTGAAGAAttaattgattcaaaatttaCTAACAATTAAGATGAACGAAACATTAACTTGCTCAGCCAGACCCAATTAATATTCTCAAATTGAACAGCTCAGTTCATTAGACAACAGCCTCTCTGCTCGACCGAACCAGACTGTTCAATCTTGTCTGTCAAACTTGACCAAGAAAACCCACAATTGGATAGCCAATTtgataccaaaaaaaaaaactacgagATTAAACTAAAATAATCATATTTTGATAAGAATTTAAACGAGAGCACGACCGACAAAATGTAACGAGTAATTTATTAATCAGCTTCTTTCATTTACTTCCAAACCTCTTCTCCTTCTGATGCAACATTCACCATTCTCGTACGTCCTCCGAACTCCGAAGCGAACACACCAACAGTCCTCGCTAAGAAAGCGTCTGTTAGCGCTGTGTTGGATGTCAAAGCAACAGCAAGAAAATCAAGAACCTGAAACAACAGCAACAAAATTAAAGCAGCATGAATTCTCATACTTTCGAAGTAGTTGCACCCACACAAATTAAAGGCGAAGCGACCAGACTGACCTCCTCTTCAGCTAAGTTCAGCTCTGCCATCTTGATTGGATCAAAGATATCCTTGCGAATTGAAATGACTTCCGTGAGGGATAGTGGGGTGACTACGAGTTCGTCGGTGATCATGTACCTTAATTCCTGACAATAGCTTCCATGCGAAGAAATTGTTCCTctgggttgacttttggggtctATAAGTGTTGCCTGATGCGCATGCATGGCATCATAGCCATGTGATTTACAGATGAAACTCGTGTGGCTTAGTTTGCAGCAGTAGTAACATGTATAATAGAGAACTGCCTTCTCCTCCTCCACTCCAATGGCTTGATTCTTGCAGTTGAAATATGGCGCAAGCTTAGGATTAAGCAGTATCTCTTCGCAGCCTTCAACCATGCAACCTGATGACCGCAAACGCTCTGCACTACCATATAAGTTATTAAGAGATCCAATCCGGAATCGACTGCCCAAGTGCTTCTTCAGAGAACCCAATGGGAATGTGAGAAAACTGAAAATTAAATCAACGAAGTCCTGACTCGCCTCAGCATACAACACCTTGTTACTAGTCAGAGCCATGTTCAATTTGTAgatcttcttctcctcatcaaaCTCTTTTTTTTCAACCGTTTTTTCAATCGAAGGAACTGAAACCTTGGGCGTCGTCATGTTTCCTCCATTGTGCAATAAAACATCAGTTAACGGAGTGTCGGAAATAAGGGACCTTTTAAGAATACGTAAAACCTGGATGCATTGAAGTTATCAATTGAATTGTCATCATCTATTGAAGTAGAACGACAAGAAATTAGAAGAAAACTTGCCTGTTCTCGTTCAATTTTTACCGATCTCTCTTCCAGATGGTTACAATCACCATTGCCGCCCTCATTTAAAGTCAAAATGAGCTCCTCAACGGAAGCTATACAAAGAGCATCCGTAACAACAAATTTATCCCCTTTGACGAATACGCGTTGAAAATTTTCATAATTGTCATCATCTCGTTTCAGATCATATGTAATTGCC
Coding sequences within it:
- the LOC122014045 gene encoding uncharacterized protein LOC122014045, with amino-acid sequence MATDQQQITLKVFVNKTKNCVAFVESDADFVDVLLSFLTLPVGTVVRLLNKQSSLGCFDKLYQGVEQLDEKCLATEACRSMLTKPVNSSGIKCQKLKINIDEMGELYICLSYCCVNRSLSYYSGLECQCGYDVKKAITYDLKRDDDNYENFQRVFVKGDKFVVTDALCIASVEELILTLNEGGNGDCNHLEERSVKIEREQVLRILKRSLISDTPLTDVLLHNGGNMTTPKVSVPSIEKTVEKKEFDEEKKIYKLNMALTSNKVLYAEASQDFVDLIFSFLTFPLGSLKKHLGSRFRIGSLNNLYGSAERLRSSGCMVEGCEEILLNPKLAPYFNCKNQAIGVEEEKAVLYYTCYYCCKLSHTSFICKSHGYDAMHAHQATLIDPKSQPRGTISSHGSYCQELRYMITDELVVTPLSLTEVISIRKDIFDPIKMAELNLAEEEVLDFLAVALTSNTALTDAFLARTVGVFASEFGGRTRMVNVASEGEEVWK